From the genome of Hydrogenovibrio kuenenii DSM 12350:
TAAGTACGCCTTTAGCTAACGTCTTATAGCCGGAATTAACGTGAGACTTGAAAAAAACTTCATCAAACGTAGGCAAAGATTCTGGCGAGTAAATACCGCCAAATGAAGACATAGGGCTTAAAATAGCCTGCGCAAAAGAAATATGTGTTGGACGTTGGCCGTCATTGCCACGTGTTTCTATAAATTTCATATTATCCCTATTGATAAATTCGCTATCGATAATCCAATCAATAAACGGTGGATATTCAATTATTTAACTAACGGCGAATTATACAGAAAACTAAGATTTTTTTCGCCGCGAAATCCTGTTTTAGTCAAGCATTTATCTTCTTAAATACAGTTTAAACAGTGTACATACTAAGTGGCTTTTTCCAGCGCCAGAATTTTTTAAGGTGTTTGGGTGTCAGGTAGTAACGGTGAGACATACCCAAATCCAGTAACAGCGAATGAATTTGGCCACTTTTCAGTTGTTCTAACATTGGTGCAAACCAATCTTTCTCCATTCGCTGTAAAAGGACTAGCCATTCCTCCTCAGTCATTTCAGACAAGGCATCATCAAGTACCACCATCTGTTCATTGCACCCAGTATCAACCATTAAAATCTGCCAGGCTGGGTAAGACTCTGGGGCTTCAAAAAAGCTGGATTGACTCAATTTAGCAAGGCCTTTTAAATAAGCGAGATTACCTGCCAACGCTGCATCTTGTCGTACATAAACATCATCTGCTTTATACTGCCCTTCTCCCCAAACCCAAACACCATTAATTTCTGGCAAGCCATTTGAGCGCCTTGCTTCATTAACAGGATGGGTAAAAAACAACATCTGCACTTCATTCATTAACTGACGCCAATAGGCAGATGCATTACCTTGTGGCATCGCATCCTGAATGGAGTAATAACTCATTGTTTCTAAAGAATGTGTCTGTACATCAATCGGTTGCAAAATACGAATATACCAACGCAAAGTATCGCCCATTTCCAACTCAACTCTGTCTTGTGCAAAATGCTGGTTAAAGGCATCAACTAGAGCTCTAGCTTCATCTTCACCAATACCTAGAGACTCTCCTGGAATTAAAACTAAAGTATCTCGATCTGGAATCATTTGCACTGGATCAACTCGTAGCCAAAAGTAAGAAGCATCGAAATTTTCTAAATCAAAAACGGCAGTTGTTGGCGCAACAGGCAACGTATTTTTTTGGTGGAACAAGTAACTGGCATTGGATGCAATCGAGTCTTTGTGTCTATTATCTTTGGGTAATTTATCGGCCTTTGCCAATAATGTTTCAAGTGCAGGGCAGGATAGACTTTCAGCTCCGACATCGGTCTCGGCAATATTCTCTGGCGCCAAAAGATTTGGTATCCATAATGTTAAAGCAGATGAAGCCATTCCCTTCCCTTAAATGAAATAAACATTGTTTTGTAAGCTATTGATACTTAATAAAAAGCCTTCTAAACAGAAGGCTTCTAAATCGTCGATAATAACAAGAAGTGTTAAAGGTTATTTAAAGTCAGCAACACGAATACGCATTATTTTTTCATCGATTTCTGGCATATTTTCCAATGCTGAAATTGCCTGATTCAAATCAGACTCTAGTACTTTATTGGTAATCATTACTAAAGTCGCATCATCTTCATTGCCTACATAGGGTTCTTGATGCAATAACTCAATACTGATTTGAGACTCAGCTAACACAGCAGAAACTTTTGCCAAAACCCCTGCGTGATCCTTGGCGTAAAACCTTAAGTAATAAGCCGATTGTATGTCATCAATAGCAACAATCGGTGCCGAGGTTAGTTGACTCAAAGCAAAACCAAGTGCCGGAACACGGTCTTCTTTAGGTTGGTGAAGTGCACGAATTACATCAATAATATCTGCAACCACTGCACTGGCGGTTGGTCCAGCACCAGCACCAGGTCCATAATAAAGTGTTTGTCCAACATGATCGCCTGAAACCATGACCGCATTCATAACATCGTTCACATTAGCTATCAAAACGGAGTCCGCTACCAAAGTGGGATGAACTCGCATCGAGAATCCATTATCAGTTCGGCTGGCAATCCCTAAATGCTTGATTTCATAACCTAGGTTTTGAGCAAATTGAATGTCTTCAGCCGTAACCTTTGAAATCCCTTCGGTATAAACCTTGTCAAACTGTAGTTCAATACCAAATGCAATTGATGCCATGATTGTCAGCTTATGCGCTGCATCTATCCCTTCTACATCAAAGGTAGGATCAGCTTCTGCATAGCCTAATTCCTGTGCTGTTTTTAATACTTTCGCAAAGTCAGCACCCGGCTTTTTCATCTCAGTCAGGATGTAATTACCCGTGCCATTGATAATACCAGCCAACCATTCAATTTGGTTACCAGCCAAACCTTCTCTCAAAGCCTTGATAATTGGAATACCACCAGCCACTGCAGACTCGTAAGCAACCATAACGCCTTGCGCTTCTGCCGCTTTAAACAACTCATTTCCATGTTCAGCAATCAGTGCTTTGTTTGCAGTCACAATATGTTTTTTGTTTTGAATAGCTTGTTCAAGGCAGGTTTTCGCTAAAGTTGTGCCTCCCATCAGTTCAACAACAATATCAACATTAGGGTTATTCACTACCGCTAAAGGATCCGTTGTTAAATCAATACCAGTGGTATCAGCAGTTCTTGAACGATTTAGGTCTCTAACAGCTATTTGCTCGACTTTTATGGATACTTTCCCTCCCAATCGTCTTTGAATTTCGGTCTGAGTGGTATTCAAAATATTAACCGTTCCACCACCAACAGTACCTAACCCTAGAAGACCCAATCTTATTTCTTTCACGAAAACTCCAATTCCTTGCTTAATTCTTTAATTCAATAAATCTTTTTGTCAATTTTTAGGATTTAATCAATCCATCTTTGCGGAACATATCACGAATACCGCGAATTGCCTGACGCGTACGATGTTCATTTTCAATCAAGCCAAAACGAACATGATCATCGCCATAATCACCAAACCCAATTCCTGGTGCTACTGCGACTTTAGCATCCGTTAGCAGCTTTTTAGAGAACTCTAACGACCCCATATCACGGTATTCTTCTGGGATTGGTGCCCATACAAACATGGTTGCTTTTGGTGGTTCAACCTTCCAACCAATAGAGTTTAACCCTTGACACAGAACATCACGACGAGATTTGTACATATCACTGATTTCTTGCACACAGTCTTGTGGTCCTTCCAAAGCAGCGATCGCAGCCACTTGAATCGGTGTAAAGGTGCCGTAATCCAAGTAAGACTTCATTCGCTTCAAAGCTTGAACTAATACAGGGTTACCAACCATAAAACCAACACGCCAACCGGGCATGTTATAGCTTTTAGATAGTGTATAGAACTCGACCGCAATATCTTTCGCCCCTTCTACTTGCATAATCGAAGGTGCTTTATAACCATCAAATGCAATGTCAGCATACGCAAGGTCATGAATAACCCAAATATTGTGTTCTTTTGCAATGGCAACCACTTTTTCAAAAAAGTGTAAATCAACGGTTTGAGTTGTTGGGTTCCCCGGAAAGTTCAGTACCAGCATTTTTGGCTTTGGCCATGATTCTTTTATCGCTTTTTCCAGCTCGTCAAAGAAGTCAACATCTGGAGTCATACGCACATGACGAATATCGGCACCAGCAATCACAAACCCATAGGGATGAATAGGATAAGCTGGGTTTGGTACAAGGACAGTGTCGCCTTTTTCAACGGTTGCCAAGGCTAGGTGAGCCAAACCTTCTTTTGATCCGATAGTGACGACGGCTTCCGTCTCATAATCTAAATCCACATCGAACTTGGTTTTATACCAATTACAAATAGCGCGTCTTAATCGTGGAATACCTTGCGATACCGAATAGCGATGTGTTCCTTCACGCTGAACAACTTCAATCAATTTATCGACAATATGTTTAGGGGTATCCTGATCAGGATTTCCCATACCAAAGTCGATGATATCCTCGCCTCTGCGACGCGCTTCGGCTTTTAATTCGCCGGTTATATTGAACACATAAGGAGGAAGTCTTTTTATTCTTTCAAAGTCGCCAGTCACAGAAATGAACCTTTAAAAAATCGCACGAAATTGTGCAAATGCAGTGAGATAAAATTAAGCTGTTAATGATATACAGAAATGCCCAATTCCGTCAATGTAATTTACGCTATAATTACTGATAAATAGCCATTAATAAGACATTTCAGAGAGTTGCCCATGAAGTTTACTGAACACAGAGATTCCAATATTTTAACTGTGAAAAACTACCAGGCTGGGTCTGTAAAAGTCAATGACAAATTGATTAGTCACAGCTGTTATCTTAATCAAAAAAATCTGGTAAGTGATTGGCAATGCAATAATCTGGCTGAACTCAATGAAGATCGCTTAGATGAACTCTTTTTAATGCAACCTGAAATCATCATTCTAGGAACAGGTGAAAACCAGCAGTTTCCTCACCCAAAATATTTCGCTTATTGTGCACAAAGAGGTATTGGACTTGAGGTTATGGATAATGCAGCAGCTTGCAGAACCTACAATGTATTAACAACTGAAGAACGCGAAGTGGTTTTAGCTCTTATTATCTAAAACCATTTCTAATGAATAAACTTCTGGTGAAAAAGCGGTTTCGCATCCACTTTTCGTCCATGATAACGCGCTTCAAAAAAGAGTTGCGGGGCTTTAACATCACCAGTAGCACCTACAGTCGCAATCAAATCACCCTTCTTAACTTCCTGCCCCTCTTTCACCAACAGACTGTCATTGTGCGCATAAATGGTTAAATAACCATCATCATGCTTAAGAATAATTAATCGGCCATAGTGTTCAATACCACTACCTGAATAAACAACTTCACCTTGCTCTACCGCATAAATAGCTTCCCCAAC
Proteins encoded in this window:
- the alaC gene encoding alanine transaminase; the encoded protein is MTGDFERIKRLPPYVFNITGELKAEARRRGEDIIDFGMGNPDQDTPKHIVDKLIEVVQREGTHRYSVSQGIPRLRRAICNWYKTKFDVDLDYETEAVVTIGSKEGLAHLALATVEKGDTVLVPNPAYPIHPYGFVIAGADIRHVRMTPDVDFFDELEKAIKESWPKPKMLVLNFPGNPTTQTVDLHFFEKVVAIAKEHNIWVIHDLAYADIAFDGYKAPSIMQVEGAKDIAVEFYTLSKSYNMPGWRVGFMVGNPVLVQALKRMKSYLDYGTFTPIQVAAIAALEGPQDCVQEISDMYKSRRDVLCQGLNSIGWKVEPPKATMFVWAPIPEEYRDMGSLEFSKKLLTDAKVAVAPGIGFGDYGDDHVRFGLIENEHRTRQAIRGIRDMFRKDGLIKS
- a CDS encoding homoserine dehydrogenase translates to MKEIRLGLLGLGTVGGGTVNILNTTQTEIQRRLGGKVSIKVEQIAVRDLNRSRTADTTGIDLTTDPLAVVNNPNVDIVVELMGGTTLAKTCLEQAIQNKKHIVTANKALIAEHGNELFKAAEAQGVMVAYESAVAGGIPIIKALREGLAGNQIEWLAGIINGTGNYILTEMKKPGADFAKVLKTAQELGYAEADPTFDVEGIDAAHKLTIMASIAFGIELQFDKVYTEGISKVTAEDIQFAQNLGYEIKHLGIASRTDNGFSMRVHPTLVADSVLIANVNDVMNAVMVSGDHVGQTLYYGPGAGAGPTASAVVADIIDVIRALHQPKEDRVPALGFALSQLTSAPIVAIDDIQSAYYLRFYAKDHAGVLAKVSAVLAESQISIELLHQEPYVGNEDDATLVMITNKVLESDLNQAISALENMPEIDEKIMRIRVADFK
- a CDS encoding Mth938-like domain-containing protein, which translates into the protein MKFTEHRDSNILTVKNYQAGSVKVNDKLISHSCYLNQKNLVSDWQCNNLAELNEDRLDELFLMQPEIIILGTGENQQFPHPKYFAYCAQRGIGLEVMDNAAACRTYNVLTTEEREVVLALII